The Opitutaceae bacterium genome has a window encoding:
- a CDS encoding YicC/YloC family endoribonuclease, whose product MRSMTGFGRAVRTGADWETIVQASSVNRKSLEVAVSMPRSWQWLEPEVTRRVRQTVQRGRIQVAIECRSVRGAGGITVDEAAIDGVVARLAAYARERGHRFEPDAAFLLQLVLARRDDREGPADDELSDLVSPVLDEALAALVLMRDREGEALAADLSARTEVLRSLTLRIGEFSEATVADHRALLLQRLNQAGLELDVSDERVLKEVALFADRCDITEELTRLGSHLDQFGELCRSQESVGRTMEFLLQEVGREIHTVGSKSNRLEIARLVIDFKNELERIREQVQNVE is encoded by the coding sequence ATGAGAAGCATGACGGGTTTCGGCCGGGCCGTCCGGACCGGTGCTGATTGGGAGACCATTGTCCAGGCCAGCTCGGTCAACCGCAAGAGCCTCGAGGTGGCGGTCTCCATGCCGCGGTCCTGGCAGTGGCTGGAGCCGGAGGTCACCCGCCGGGTCCGGCAGACGGTTCAGCGGGGCCGGATCCAGGTCGCCATCGAATGCCGTTCGGTCAGGGGGGCCGGGGGAATCACGGTCGACGAGGCGGCCATCGACGGGGTGGTGGCGCGGTTGGCGGCCTATGCGCGGGAGAGGGGTCATCGGTTTGAACCCGATGCCGCCTTCCTGCTTCAACTTGTCCTGGCCCGTCGCGACGATCGGGAGGGCCCGGCGGACGATGAGCTTTCGGACCTGGTCAGTCCGGTCCTCGACGAGGCCCTGGCGGCGCTCGTGCTGATGCGGGACCGTGAGGGCGAGGCCCTGGCGGCGGATTTGAGTGCCCGGACGGAGGTGCTCCGGTCGCTGACTCTGCGGATCGGGGAATTTTCGGAGGCCACGGTGGCGGACCACCGGGCCCTGCTCTTGCAGCGATTGAATCAGGCCGGCCTCGAGCTGGATGTGTCGGATGAGCGGGTCCTCAAGGAGGTCGCGCTTTTTGCGGATCGTTGCGACATCACGGAGGAATTGACCCGGCTGGGGAGTCATCTCGACCAATTCGGGGAACTCTGCCGGTCGCAGGAGTCCGTCGGGCGGACCATGGAATTCCTGCTACAGGAAGTGGGGCGGGAAATCCACACCGTGGGCAGCAAATCCAACCGGCTGGAAATCGCGCGGCTGGTCATCGATTTCAAGAACGAGCTCGAACGCATCCGGGAGCAGGTCCAGAACGTCGAGTAG
- the lspA gene encoding signal peptidase II: MSASPPFPSLRTRIAAYRWLFLIAVPVFAADQVSKIWIHRNLPFNAYFPPDNLVVIPGFFNIVHVGNTGAAWGLFAGKSFWLALLAIATLTGIFFFRRQLALGRPLVQVSFGLLCGGIVGNLVDRILHGHVIDFLDFHFGSFIWPAFNLADAAICIGVGLYLIHSFREP, translated from the coding sequence ATGTCCGCCTCCCCTCCCTTTCCCAGTCTGCGAACCCGGATCGCCGCCTACCGGTGGCTTTTCCTCATCGCCGTTCCCGTCTTTGCGGCCGATCAGGTATCCAAGATATGGATACACAGGAACCTGCCCTTCAACGCCTATTTCCCGCCCGACAACCTCGTCGTCATCCCCGGCTTCTTCAACATCGTCCATGTCGGCAACACCGGGGCGGCCTGGGGTCTCTTTGCCGGCAAGAGCTTCTGGCTCGCCCTCCTCGCCATCGCCACCCTGACCGGCATCTTCTTCTTCCGCCGGCAACTCGCCCTCGGTCGTCCGCTCGTCCAGGTGAGCTTCGGGCTTCTCTGCGGCGGTATCGTCGGCAACCTGGTCGACCGGATCCTCCACGGCCATGTCATCGACTTCCTCGACTTCCATTTCGGCTCATTCATCTGGCCCGCCTTCAACCTGGCGGACGCCGCCATCTGCATCGGAGTCGGTCTCTACCTCATCCACAGCTTCCGGGAACCCTGA
- a CDS encoding TraR/DksA C4-type zinc finger protein yields MPTRKKTSRIKHARRAAFTLEEVLEIAKTNEMRAEKTAKAAKEVDEAAAAKKAADLESIKQEQRILGAASLADILGYNPKGGKTPLEDEEEKIPKKHLRYYRILVDLRNHLKSDIHLHSEDTLKRSSKEDSGDLSGYSQHIADAGTDTFDRDFALSLVSSEQEALHEIEEAIKRIKLGTYGNCELTGKPIAKERLLAVPFARYSVESQAQVEKTRRRSVQRGGIFGDAADADASGFIQEDSDD; encoded by the coding sequence ATGCCGACCCGGAAGAAGACCTCCCGGATCAAGCATGCCCGCCGCGCGGCCTTCACCCTCGAGGAGGTCCTCGAGATCGCCAAGACCAATGAAATGCGGGCGGAGAAGACCGCCAAGGCCGCGAAGGAGGTTGATGAAGCGGCCGCCGCAAAGAAGGCGGCCGATCTCGAGTCAATCAAGCAGGAGCAACGGATCCTCGGCGCCGCATCACTCGCCGACATCCTCGGCTACAACCCGAAGGGCGGCAAGACCCCGCTGGAAGACGAGGAAGAGAAGATTCCCAAGAAACACCTCCGCTACTACCGGATCCTCGTCGACCTGCGCAACCACCTGAAATCCGACATCCACCTTCATTCGGAAGATACCCTCAAACGTTCGAGCAAGGAGGATTCCGGCGACCTCTCCGGCTACAGCCAGCATATCGCCGATGCCGGAACCGACACCTTTGACCGGGATTTTGCCCTCAGCCTCGTCTCGAGCGAACAGGAAGCCCTCCACGAAATCGAGGAAGCAATCAAACGGATCAAGCTCGGCACCTACGGAAACTGTGAATTGACCGGCAAGCCGATCGCCAAGGAACGACTCCTCGCCGTTCCTTTCGCCCGGTATTCGGTCGAGAGTCAGGCCCAGGTCGAGAAGACGCGCCGCCGCAGTGTGCAGAGAGGCGGGATCTTCGGGGATGCCGCCGATGCCGACGCCAGCGGCTTCATCCAGGAAGACTCCGACGATTGA
- the ileS gene encoding isoleucine--tRNA ligase gives MAQDYKDTLNLPRTDFPMRANLTAREPKRLAHWESIDVYHRALEKNRDGPSFVLHDGPPFTNGHVHIGTALNKILKDTIVRFHLARGHHAPYIPGWDCHGLPIEAKVTRELQEKGQMLETPELREACAAFSRSYMETMRPQFARLGVLADWAAEYRTMDPAYEATVLRTFAAFVEQGLVYRSKKPVYWSIPCETALAEAEIEYKDHLSPSIWVRFGVTDPSKLGIDGKLSAVIWTTTPWTLPANLAIAVHPALDYSVLRHGDEHFLVASALAERFATETGLGNLSEVRTIRGAELEHLETRHPFIDRASPIVLAEYVTTEAGTGCVHTAPGHGLEDYQTGLAYGLDIYCPLDDKGAYVDDGRIPADLVGLSVLENDGWSDANKAVLRKLEATGSLVKLSKLKHSYPHCWRSKTPVVFRAMDQWFISVDHDGLRQRALKALGEVEWIPAWGENRIRGAVESKPDWCISRQRQWGVPIPAFFDDDGNALLDAGVIRGIADKVEQAGVNLWFRESPEELLSGIELPGDWKSRPLHKGTDTLDVWIESGSSHLAVLKSRGLPWPADLYLEGSDQHRGWFQSSLWTGMVVAGHPPYRKILTHGFVVGQDGRKISKSDGKPQTADTFINKYGADVIRLWVASTDFRNDIPVSEEILGHIGETYRLFRNTLRFQVSNLFDFELERHAVEPAALDPIDQWALAKTDELLAQATDAFGKIELHRVYQLCNQFCSVTLSSLYHDILKDRLYTLAPDDPLRRSSQTAIHRIFTTLIRVLAPILPFTCDEAWSYHRQKQEYGNDALILHGWPDAQNDRTRTTTMIEIDEILQFRGRIYEKLEQLRQAGSIGKSLEAAVTIRADTSSPLSGLLTKYRESLPEIFIVSQVHLVAKDGGEPEISTCPAEGDRCPRCWRTLEPIDPASSDPLCPRCAAATEHP, from the coding sequence ATGGCACAGGACTACAAAGACACTCTCAACCTGCCGCGGACCGACTTCCCCATGCGGGCGAATCTGACGGCTCGCGAGCCGAAAAGGTTGGCGCATTGGGAATCGATCGACGTCTACCATCGCGCCCTCGAAAAGAACCGGGACGGTCCTTCCTTCGTGCTGCACGACGGCCCGCCGTTCACCAACGGGCATGTCCACATTGGAACCGCGCTGAACAAGATCCTCAAGGACACGATCGTTCGCTTCCACCTGGCCCGCGGCCACCACGCACCCTATATCCCCGGATGGGATTGCCACGGACTGCCCATCGAGGCCAAAGTGACCCGGGAACTACAGGAAAAGGGTCAGATGCTGGAGACCCCCGAACTCCGGGAGGCATGCGCGGCCTTCTCCCGGTCCTACATGGAGACGATGCGTCCGCAGTTTGCCCGACTGGGGGTCCTGGCCGACTGGGCTGCCGAGTACCGGACCATGGATCCGGCCTACGAGGCGACCGTTCTGCGCACCTTCGCCGCTTTCGTTGAGCAGGGTCTCGTCTACCGGAGCAAGAAACCGGTCTACTGGTCGATCCCCTGCGAAACGGCTCTGGCCGAAGCGGAGATTGAGTACAAGGATCACCTCAGCCCGTCCATCTGGGTCCGCTTTGGTGTGACCGATCCCTCAAAACTCGGGATCGACGGAAAACTCAGTGCCGTCATCTGGACGACGACCCCGTGGACCCTGCCCGCCAACCTGGCCATCGCCGTCCACCCCGCCCTCGATTACTCGGTCCTGCGCCATGGAGACGAACACTTCCTCGTAGCTTCGGCCCTGGCCGAACGTTTCGCGACCGAGACCGGACTGGGGAATCTCTCCGAGGTCAGGACAATCCGTGGTGCCGAGCTTGAGCACCTGGAAACCCGCCACCCCTTCATCGACCGGGCCAGCCCGATCGTCCTGGCCGAATATGTCACGACCGAAGCCGGCACCGGCTGCGTCCACACGGCTCCCGGACACGGCCTGGAGGACTATCAGACCGGCCTCGCCTACGGTCTTGATATCTACTGCCCGCTCGACGACAAGGGTGCCTACGTGGACGACGGCCGGATCCCGGCCGACCTCGTCGGACTTTCCGTTCTGGAAAACGATGGCTGGTCCGACGCGAACAAAGCGGTTCTGCGCAAACTCGAAGCGACCGGCTCCCTGGTCAAACTGAGCAAACTCAAGCACAGCTACCCGCACTGCTGGCGTTCCAAGACCCCGGTTGTCTTCCGGGCCATGGATCAGTGGTTCATCTCCGTCGATCACGACGGCCTGCGGCAACGGGCGCTCAAGGCGCTCGGTGAAGTCGAGTGGATTCCCGCCTGGGGCGAGAACCGCATCCGCGGTGCCGTTGAGTCCAAGCCCGACTGGTGCATCAGTCGGCAACGCCAATGGGGCGTGCCCATCCCCGCCTTCTTCGATGACGACGGGAATGCCCTGCTGGATGCCGGGGTCATCCGCGGCATCGCCGACAAAGTCGAACAGGCGGGTGTCAATCTCTGGTTCCGTGAATCACCGGAAGAGTTGCTCAGCGGGATTGAACTCCCCGGCGACTGGAAATCCCGTCCCCTGCACAAGGGGACCGACACGCTCGACGTCTGGATCGAATCCGGCAGCAGCCATCTCGCCGTGCTCAAGAGTCGGGGTCTGCCCTGGCCGGCCGACCTCTACCTCGAAGGCAGCGATCAGCACCGCGGGTGGTTCCAATCGTCGCTCTGGACCGGGATGGTCGTGGCCGGTCACCCCCCCTACCGCAAGATTCTGACCCACGGGTTCGTGGTCGGTCAGGACGGACGCAAGATCAGCAAGAGCGACGGAAAGCCCCAGACCGCCGACACCTTCATCAACAAATACGGGGCGGATGTCATCCGTCTCTGGGTCGCCTCGACCGATTTCCGCAACGACATTCCGGTCTCCGAGGAGATTCTCGGCCATATCGGGGAAACCTATAGGCTCTTCCGCAACACCCTGCGGTTCCAGGTCTCGAACCTCTTCGACTTCGAGCTGGAACGCCACGCGGTCGAGCCGGCCGCCCTCGATCCGATCGACCAATGGGCGTTGGCCAAGACGGACGAACTCCTTGCTCAGGCCACCGATGCCTTCGGGAAGATCGAGCTCCACCGCGTCTACCAGCTCTGCAACCAATTCTGCTCGGTCACCCTCTCGTCACTTTATCACGACATCCTGAAGGACCGGCTCTATACCCTGGCACCGGACGACCCCCTGCGGCGTTCCTCCCAGACCGCCATCCACCGGATCTTCACCACCCTGATCCGTGTCCTCGCCCCGATCCTGCCCTTCACCTGCGACGAAGCCTGGTCCTATCACCGGCAGAAACAGGAATACGGCAACGACGCGCTCATCCTCCACGGATGGCCGGACGCCCAGAACGACAGGACCCGGACGACGACCATGATCGAAATCGACGAGATCCTCCAGTTCCGTGGCCGGATCTACGAGAAGCTTGAGCAGTTGCGCCAGGCCGGCTCGATCGGGAAGTCCCTGGAGGCTGCCGTCACCATTCGCGCGGACACATCGTCACCACTCTCCGGCCTTCTCACCAAGTACCGCGAAAGCCTGCCGGAGATCTTCATCGTCTCCCAGGTCCACCTCGTGGCCAAGGATGGAGGCGAACCGGAGATTTCCACCTGCCCGGCTGAGGGCGATCGTTGTCCGCGCTGCTGGCGAACCCTCGAGCCCATCGACCCGGCTTCCTCCGATCCCCTCTGCCCGCGTTGCGCGGCTGCGACAGAACATCCCTGA
- the gpmI gene encoding 2,3-bisphosphoglycerate-independent phosphoglycerate mutase, whose protein sequence is MKKPAKPVLIIIRDGWGYNPDPAQDAFNATVLASTPVDDALQRDWPFTRIAASGLDVGVPVGVMGNSEVGHQNIGAGRIVDQEIVRITKAFTEGTITENETWQKVVNRVRDGKGNLHFFGLVSDAGVHAMLEHLYALLSLCAAEGVGDRVFVHAFTDGRDTSPTSGLGYISELEKKCLEIGAGRVVTVCGRFWSMDRDNRWDRVAKAYDCLTGRRTEKTAPSASAAVQDYYDHPIDSSRSGDEFILPTWVVDGAGQPLGRVMDGDSVVFFNFRGDRPRELTKAFVIDDFDGFDRGPKLDLLYATMTEYQTGLPVEVILRKPPKMKNILGMYLSDLGIAQFRCAETEKYPHVTFFFNDYREEPFPLEDRGVVPSPKVSTYDLKPEMSAEGVMDTAKKAILSGKYGLIVVNFANPDMVGHTGNIPAVTKAVEVVDRSVGVLLEAIQQMGGAAVVTADHGNAEQMKDPETGGPHTSHTLNLVNVFLVGDGCQGLELRPSGRLADLAPTILDLMELPQPVEMTGESLIVH, encoded by the coding sequence ATGAAAAAGCCCGCCAAGCCTGTTCTTATCATCATCCGCGACGGCTGGGGATACAATCCCGACCCCGCCCAGGACGCCTTCAATGCCACCGTGCTGGCTTCGACTCCGGTTGACGACGCTCTCCAGCGGGATTGGCCGTTCACCCGGATCGCGGCCTCGGGCTTGGATGTCGGCGTGCCGGTGGGCGTCATGGGCAACAGCGAGGTCGGGCACCAGAACATCGGGGCCGGGCGGATCGTCGACCAGGAGATCGTCCGGATCACCAAGGCCTTCACCGAAGGCACGATCACGGAGAATGAGACCTGGCAGAAGGTCGTCAACCGGGTCCGCGATGGGAAAGGGAACCTGCATTTCTTCGGCCTGGTCTCCGATGCCGGGGTCCACGCCATGCTGGAGCACCTCTATGCACTGCTCTCGCTCTGTGCCGCCGAGGGGGTGGGGGACCGGGTCTTTGTCCATGCCTTCACCGATGGCCGCGACACCAGCCCGACAAGCGGCCTCGGCTATATTTCCGAGTTGGAGAAAAAGTGCCTCGAGATCGGGGCCGGCCGGGTCGTCACCGTCTGCGGACGCTTCTGGAGCATGGATCGCGACAACCGCTGGGACCGGGTGGCCAAGGCTTATGATTGCCTGACCGGGCGCAGGACGGAGAAGACGGCGCCCTCGGCCTCCGCGGCGGTCCAGGACTACTACGATCATCCGATCGACTCCTCCAGGTCGGGCGATGAGTTCATCCTCCCCACCTGGGTGGTTGACGGTGCCGGCCAGCCCCTCGGCCGGGTCATGGACGGTGACAGTGTGGTCTTCTTCAATTTCCGGGGCGACCGCCCCCGCGAGCTGACCAAGGCGTTTGTGATCGACGATTTTGACGGGTTTGACCGTGGCCCCAAGCTCGACCTGCTCTACGCGACCATGACGGAGTATCAGACGGGTCTGCCGGTCGAGGTCATCCTGCGCAAACCACCCAAGATGAAGAATATCCTCGGGATGTACCTTTCCGACCTGGGCATTGCCCAGTTCCGCTGCGCCGAGACGGAGAAGTACCCGCACGTCACCTTTTTCTTCAACGACTACCGCGAAGAACCCTTTCCACTGGAGGACCGCGGCGTCGTGCCCAGTCCCAAGGTCTCCACCTATGACCTGAAGCCGGAAATGTCGGCCGAAGGGGTGATGGATACCGCGAAGAAGGCGATCCTTTCGGGCAAATACGGCTTGATCGTGGTCAATTTCGCCAACCCCGACATGGTTGGGCATACGGGGAATATCCCGGCCGTGACCAAGGCGGTCGAAGTGGTGGACCGATCGGTCGGTGTTCTCCTGGAGGCGATTCAGCAGATGGGCGGGGCGGCCGTGGTCACCGCGGATCACGGCAACGCGGAGCAGATGAAGGATCCGGAGACCGGTGGTCCCCACACGTCCCATACCCTCAACCTGGTCAATGTCTTCCTGGTCGGAGACGGTTGCCAGGGGCTGGAGCTCCGCCCCTCGGGTCGCCTCGCCGATCTCGCGCCCACCATCCTCGACCTGATGGAACTTCCCCAGCCGGTCGAGATGACCGGCGAGAGCCTGATCGTGCATTGA
- the aspS gene encoding aspartate--tRNA ligase, whose protein sequence is MKSTHHCAQLRSSDIGSQATLTGWVDTVRDHGGIIFMDLRDREGVTQIMVDPHVNSALADQVAHLKTESVVAVRGQVIARPADTLNPNLDTGDVEVEATALEIFNLSDTPPFPIDDEAGDRVNEETRLAYRYLDLRRPKMRRMLRLRHKANRTIRDYFDDNDFTEVETPLLFKSTPEGAREFLVPSRTNPGQFYALVQSPQQFKQILMVAGVERYYQIARCFRDEDLRADRQPEFTQLDIEVSFIDREGMYALMEGLCQKIWKDVLGVEIPKTFPRMTFADAMNRFGVDKPDTRFGMELEDFTETFRHSGFKVFESTIAAGGVVKAMKGEGLADVTQGELNSLTEAAKAMGAKGLAFIKVEGGEWKSPIVKFFTDEEKAELTRRLEIGEGDIIFFAAAPWEKACGILGRIRLECAEFLKKRGKLEIPADRYDFLWVVDFPLMSFDDDQNRFVATHHPFTSPVPEDIAKLDSDPKAVRGQHYDLVLNGVELGGGSIRIHQPDLQKKVFEDVLKIPPALVEERFGYMLRAFRYGAPPHGGIALGLDRLVSILSGVTSIRDVIAFPKTQKGQCLMSQSPTPVTDRQLRDLHIATLSEKTTENKP, encoded by the coding sequence ATGAAATCCACGCACCATTGCGCTCAGCTCAGGAGCAGCGATATCGGCTCCCAGGCCACCTTGACCGGTTGGGTCGACACTGTCCGCGACCACGGCGGCATCATCTTCATGGACCTGCGTGACCGCGAGGGCGTCACCCAGATCATGGTGGATCCGCATGTCAATTCGGCCCTGGCCGACCAGGTGGCCCATCTCAAGACGGAATCGGTGGTCGCCGTTCGTGGCCAGGTCATCGCCCGACCGGCCGACACCCTGAACCCGAACCTTGACACCGGTGATGTCGAAGTGGAGGCCACTGCGCTGGAGATTTTCAATCTGTCCGACACGCCTCCGTTCCCGATTGACGACGAAGCGGGTGACCGGGTGAACGAAGAGACCCGTCTTGCCTACCGTTACCTCGATCTGCGGCGTCCCAAGATGCGCCGGATGCTCCGACTCCGACACAAAGCCAACCGGACGATCCGGGATTACTTCGATGACAACGACTTCACCGAGGTCGAGACCCCGCTGCTCTTCAAGAGCACCCCGGAAGGCGCGCGTGAATTCCTCGTGCCCAGCCGGACCAATCCCGGTCAGTTCTACGCCCTCGTCCAGTCCCCCCAGCAGTTCAAGCAGATTCTCATGGTGGCCGGAGTCGAGCGCTACTACCAGATCGCCCGTTGCTTCCGCGACGAGGACCTGCGGGCCGACCGCCAGCCGGAATTCACCCAGTTGGACATCGAAGTCTCCTTTATCGACCGCGAGGGCATGTACGCCCTGATGGAGGGTCTGTGCCAAAAGATCTGGAAGGATGTGCTCGGAGTGGAGATCCCGAAGACTTTCCCGCGGATGACCTTTGCCGACGCCATGAACCGTTTCGGGGTGGACAAGCCGGACACCCGCTTCGGGATGGAACTCGAGGATTTCACCGAGACCTTCCGTCACTCGGGGTTCAAGGTCTTTGAGTCGACCATTGCCGCCGGCGGCGTGGTCAAGGCGATGAAGGGTGAGGGCCTGGCCGATGTCACCCAGGGCGAACTCAACAGCCTGACCGAAGCAGCCAAGGCGATGGGGGCGAAGGGTCTGGCCTTCATCAAGGTGGAGGGCGGCGAGTGGAAATCACCCATCGTCAAATTCTTCACCGATGAGGAGAAGGCGGAACTGACCCGGCGTCTGGAAATCGGGGAAGGGGACATCATCTTCTTCGCGGCGGCGCCCTGGGAAAAGGCCTGCGGCATTCTCGGACGCATCCGGCTGGAGTGTGCGGAGTTTCTGAAGAAGCGGGGCAAGCTGGAGATCCCGGCCGATCGCTACGATTTTCTCTGGGTGGTCGATTTCCCGCTGATGTCGTTTGACGACGACCAGAACCGCTTTGTCGCCACCCACCACCCCTTCACCTCTCCCGTGCCCGAGGATATCGCGAAGCTGGACAGCGACCCCAAGGCGGTCCGCGGCCAGCATTACGACCTTGTCCTGAATGGCGTCGAACTCGGCGGCGGCAGCATCCGTATCCACCAGCCGGATCTGCAGAAGAAGGTTTTCGAAGATGTCCTGAAGATCCCCCCGGCCCTGGTCGAGGAGCGCTTCGGCTATATGCTGCGGGCCTTCCGCTACGGGGCGCCCCCGCATGGCGGGATTGCCCTCGGGCTGGATCGCCTGGTTTCCATCCTGAGCGGAGTGACCAGCATCCGCGATGTCATCGCCTTCCCCAAGACCCAGAAGGGCCAGTGCCTCATGTCCCAGAGCCCGACCCCGGTGACCGACCGCCAGTTGCGCGATCTCCACATCGCGACCCTGAGCGAGAAGACGACCGAAAACAAACCATAG